In Gemmatimonadota bacterium, the genomic window TTCAAGGAGGATGTCACCCAGCCCGTGCTCCCCATCACATCCTATGCCACGACCCTGCGACGCAAGGCGATCGACTTCGCGGCGAAGATCGTCCGCACCGGGGGTCGCACGATCCTCAAGGTCACCCAGGCCACCTGGAACGAGCTCCAGATCCCCAAGCTCTGGGCACTGAGCCGAAGTCCACCCCGCTTCGCCTGGGCGTAGATGTCCGCCCTTCCTCACCCGTAGCTGAAACGCAACAACCGGTATCCGGTGCCGGGACCGGTGTGTCCGGTCGCTCTCGTTGGCCGCGACTTAGCCTCCAATCGCCCCTCTGCTCACCGCAGAACCGACCGAATACCCGCCTCTCGGCTCCCCTCGCCCCTCACCGTAGTACACCGCTGCCGTCCAGCGCCTATTTGCTGCTCTCCCACTCCCAATCGCTCAATTTAGGTTACATGCAGTTAGTTAAGGGAGGCGGTCAGCCGATGGGCACCAAAGTGCCGTTGTCGATGTACACGAGCTCGGTGCGGCGGACTACCCGCCCACCGACGACGGAGAATATGCCGGTCGCGCCCTCCACGTCACGCAAAGCCTCGAGGGCGTTGCGGAGCTGCGCGGGGGTCCTCGGTCTGCCTCGGAGCGCCTCGAGCAGGAGCAAGGCCGCGTCGTGTCCGACCGCAGGCACCGAGCTCACCAGACTCCGCTGAAAGTGCCGCTCGTACGCATCCCGAAACGCCAATCTGCCGGGAGAGCCAAGTTCGCGGCCCACGACGGCTGTCGCGACCACCCCGGTGGTGTGCCGCGTGTCGAGCTCCTCGAGAACCCGAGGGTCTGTCCACGCGGAAGTGCCCAGGATGTCGATCGCGAGTGTATCGAGGCCGTAGTGCGTGATCTGAGGCGCGACGAACTCCACGTCCTCCGGTGGAATCGGCAGGAAGAGTGCGACGGGTTCGAGCAACTCTACGTGCAGCGTATCGTCCTCACCCAGCTCCAATGCTGCGATTTCGGCTCGTCGCAACGCGTTCTGGGCGCCCATGATCTGTTCCTCGAAGAACGTCGCGCCCGCCTCGTAGGCGTATCGGCCCACCACGGGAATCCCAAGGCCCTCCATCGCACGCTCGAAGGCGTCCGCCTCTTCGACCGACTCCGGGACCTGGGAATGCACGATGGAGACGCGCAGGTATCCTTGATCCGCCGCGTATTGGGCGACCGATGCAGCGGCCTGCGGATCAGGGCCCTCGAGCGAGTAAACACCGTCGCCGCTGCGGGAAGCGCTACGCGCGGTCGGCGAAACGAGCGGGAGACCCCGGCCGCGTGCCTGGCCGGCGGCCTCCAGCGCAGCGTCCTCTAGGAATCCGATCACTCCCCAGACCGACTCGCCTTCGAGCTCGGCGACGAGCGCCGCGGTCAGCGTAGGGTCTGCCTGGTCGTCACGCGTGGTGATCGTCACATCGAAGCGGTCGCCCAAGACCTCGGAAGCGGCCACCTCGATGCCCTCGGCCACGAGAGCTGCAAAGTCCGCGAGCGCGGGCGGCCCGCCCATCGGCAGCACGGTCGCGATGGTTAGGGTGGTCAAGCGCACACGGCCGGCCGGCAGTTCCCCACGGAGCAGACCCCGCGCGAGAGCCTGGTCGAGGCCGGTCGCCCCGGAGTCCAGCGCGCGCTGTGCCAATTGGCTGGCCACACGCTCATCGCCGGCTTCGAGCGCCGCTGTGGCCGCGCGCACATCCAGCACCCAAGAGAGGGCCGCGTCCGAAGGAGCGTTCGAACGAGCCGCCTCCAACTCCTCGGGGACGAGCAGGTCTGCGGCGCCACGCGCTAACAACGCGGCCCGAGCCACGTCGCTGGGCGGCGCACCCACTGGGATTCGCATGAGACGGTCGACGCGCGCCGGTGCGTCGTCGGTGAACGCCTCCGCCTGAAGTAGTCGAAGTGACGCGATACGCGGGTCGTCGGACGGCAACAACTCAAGGTACCGTTGTGCCGCTGTGTCGGCGGCGCTCGCGTCCCCAGCGTCCCGAGCGGCGCGAGCATTCAGCAGCAGCGCGCGCCCCGAGACGGGAGCCGTAGGGTACCGGGCCACGATATCGGCGGTGAGCTGGCGTGCCTCGAGCAAGCGGTCCGCCCGGAAGGCCTCTTCGGCACGGGCGAAAAGTTGCGCAGCCTGCGCCTCCGCCCCTGCAGAGATGGGCCCCGCCTCAACGACCGGGTCGGGAGGAGCCAGGTCGGGCGGCGGAGCACTCGGCGCTGGCGTGGCGAACTGACAGGCGCCAAGAAGGAGCGCCACGCCGACGTAGCGCCCGGACACGAGCCGCGTCCAGGCGCTACGGCCGTATCCCGTCATCGTATGAGCGGGCGGTGAAGCCCCCCGGGGACCACCCCTATTTCTCCTTTTCCCCTTCGGCCTCCTGGCCTTCAGCCTCAGGCGCGTCCTCCGATTCGACCTCCTTGGCGTCAACCGCCAGGGGCGGCGACGCGGCTTCCGAGTCAGCGGCCTCCTCCGCGTCGGCAGATGGGGCTCGTGCCTTCCGGCGCACCTCGCGCCCTTCCTCATCATCCGGACCGCCTTCGGCCTCGGCCTTCGCGGCCGCCTCAGCCACCGCGGCAGCGCGGGCGGCTTCGATCTCCTCCTTAGGCTTCCGGTCCGGTGTGTCGGTCACTTCCAGCACGATGCGGCGGTTCGCGGCGTCCGATTCGATTACGCGCAGGCTGACGGCGTCATTCGGACCGTAGTACTCCTCGAGCATCTCCACGTCCTCGATGCCGGAGTGGGACACGGGGACAAGGCCTTCGACATCGTCGCCGAGGTTCACGACGACGCCCTTCTCCTGAACCCGAACGACGTGGCCCTCGAGCTCGACACCCGGGGCGAGCCTCTCAGAGATCGTCGGCCACGGGTCGTCCGTGAGCTGTTTGATGCCCAGCGAGATCCGCTTGTTCTCGGCGTCGACGTCCAGGACCAGAACGTCGATCTCCTGGCCTTTCTGCACCACTTCGGAAGGGTGCTCGATCCGCTTGGTCCAGCTCATGTCGGAAACGTGGACGAGACCATCGATCCCCGGCTCGATCTCTACGAACGCACCGAACGAGGTCAGGTTCCGGACCGTACCGGCCAGCTTCGTTCCCGTCGGGTACTTCACCGGCAGCGCGAGCCACGGATCTTCCTCGATCTGCTTCATGCCGAGCGAGATCTTCTCGTCGTTCGGATCGACCTTGAGCACGACGACCTCGATCTCTTCTGTGATCGAGACGACTTTCGAGGGATGCCGGACATTGCGCGTCCACGACATCTCAGAGATGTGCACCAGCCCCTCGACGCCCTTCTCCAGCTCGACGAAGGCGCCGTAGTTGGTGATCGACACGACCTTGCCGTGAACGCGCGACCCGACCGGGTACTTCTTGTCGATGTCCGTCCACGGATAAGGCAGAAGCTGCTTGAGTCCGAGCGAGATGCGTTCGCGGTTCCAATCGATGTCGAGAACCTTGACGTCGATCGCAGCACCGATATCGACCATCTCGGACGGGTGCCCGACTCGGCCCCACGACATGTCGGTGATGTGGAGAAGGCCGTCGAGTCCGCCCAGGTCGATGAACGCACCGAAGTCTGTGATGTTCTTGACCTGGCCTTCTCGCACTTGCCCGATCAGAAGCTCCTTTACGAGGGTCTCACGCTTGGTCTGGCGCTCGGCCTCGAGAATCACCCGGCGCGAAACGACGATGTTCCGCCGGCGCTTGTTGAGCTTGATGATCTTGAACTTGTAGACCTCGCCGATGAGGTCCTCGATGTTCGGGACCCGTCGCAGCGCGATTTGTGAACCCGGGAGGAAGGCGTCGACACCCATGAGGTCGACGGTCACGCCGCCCTTGATCTTGCGGACCAGGGTGCCCTTGACCGAACGGTCTGCATCGTGGGCCTCGCGGATCTTCTCCCAGACTCGGAGGAAGTCGGCCTTCTTCTTGGAGAGGACGACGACACCGTCGTCGTCCTCGAGGCTCTCGAGCAGCACTTCGACCTCGGAACCGACCTCGGGCGCCTCCTTGAATTCGTCGAGCGCTACGGAGCCCTCGCTCTTGAAGCCGAACTCGAGAATGACCGCGGCATCGGCGAGACTGAGGACCCGCGCTTTGACGATCTCGCCTTCGCGAAACTCCTGGAAGTCGGAGCTGAACTGAGACAGAAGCGATTCGAACTCTGCCTTCGAGGTCGACAGCGGCTCTTCGCCGAACGGATCGTAAATGAGCTCCGGAGAGATGCCGTCGGGCACGTCGAAGACCGCGACCGCAGCGGCTGCGGCCGCCTGCTCGGTGGCCTCGTCGGCAGCGATCTCTTCAGCGGAGAGGGTCGTCACTTCACCAGTAAGGGCGTCGACGATGACATCCTCGCCTCCGGCGAGATCGATCTCTTCGGGGTTCGGGCTCTGCGA contains:
- a CDS encoding amino acid ABC transporter substrate-binding protein; its protein translation is MSGRYVGVALLLGACQFATPAPSAPPPDLAPPDPVVEAGPISAGAEAQAAQLFARAEEAFRADRLLEARQLTADIVARYPTAPVSGRALLLNARAARDAGDASAADTAAQRYLELLPSDDPRIASLRLLQAEAFTDDAPARVDRLMRIPVGAPPSDVARAALLARGAADLLVPEELEAARSNAPSDAALSWVLDVRAATAALEAGDERVASQLAQRALDSGATGLDQALARGLLRGELPAGRVRLTTLTIATVLPMGGPPALADFAALVAEGIEVAASEVLGDRFDVTITTRDDQADPTLTAALVAELEGESVWGVIGFLEDAALEAAGQARGRGLPLVSPTARSASRSGDGVYSLEGPDPQAAASVAQYAADQGYLRVSIVHSQVPESVEEADAFERAMEGLGIPVVGRYAYEAGATFFEEQIMGAQNALRRAEIAALELGEDDTLHVELLEPVALFLPIPPEDVEFVAPQITHYGLDTLAIDILGTSAWTDPRVLEELDTRHTTGVVATAVVGRELGSPGRLAFRDAYERHFQRSLVSSVPAVGHDAALLLLEALRGRPRTPAQLRNALEALRDVEGATGIFSVVGGRVVRRTELVYIDNGTLVPIG
- a CDS encoding 30S ribosomal protein S1, coding for MTDSQSPNPEEIDLAGGEDVIVDALTGEVTTLSAEEIAADEATEQAAAAAAVAVFDVPDGISPELIYDPFGEEPLSTSKAEFESLLSQFSSDFQEFREGEIVKARVLSLADAAVILEFGFKSEGSVALDEFKEAPEVGSEVEVLLESLEDDDGVVVLSKKKADFLRVWEKIREAHDADRSVKGTLVRKIKGGVTVDLMGVDAFLPGSQIALRRVPNIEDLIGEVYKFKIIKLNKRRRNIVVSRRVILEAERQTKRETLVKELLIGQVREGQVKNITDFGAFIDLGGLDGLLHITDMSWGRVGHPSEMVDIGAAIDVKVLDIDWNRERISLGLKQLLPYPWTDIDKKYPVGSRVHGKVVSITNYGAFVELEKGVEGLVHISEMSWTRNVRHPSKVVSITEEIEVVVLKVDPNDEKISLGMKQIEEDPWLALPVKYPTGTKLAGTVRNLTSFGAFVEIEPGIDGLVHVSDMSWTKRIEHPSEVVQKGQEIDVLVLDVDAENKRISLGIKQLTDDPWPTISERLAPGVELEGHVVRVQEKGVVVNLGDDVEGLVPVSHSGIEDVEMLEEYYGPNDAVSLRVIESDAANRRIVLEVTDTPDRKPKEEIEAARAAAVAEAAAKAEAEGGPDDEEGREVRRKARAPSADAEEAADSEAASPPLAVDAKEVESEDAPEAEGQEAEGEKEK